The DNA window ccgccagcccccctccccagcgctgccccctGCGTCCCGTCCCCCGGGACACCCCCCTGCGCTCtcatcccctccccagggctcccCGTGCGCCCCTCTCCAGCGCGCCCTTGGCCAGGCAGGGCGCGGACGGTCCCTCCCCAGCTGCCGCTTTCGGTTTCTCTTCCCCCGCCGCTCAGAGCCGGGCGGGAGGCGCAGCGAGGCGGATGGCGCTGTTTGAAGTCtgcggggccccccgggggggcTGGGACTGGGCGCCCCCCGGAGCCGCCGCTGCGCCCCGGGGACCTGATCACTACAGCTTCGGCCTGCGGGCGCCCGAGCTGGCCCTGCCCACGGGGGAGCAGgtcagtgcggggggggggtgagagggcaGCGCCATACGGGGGGGGCGCAGTGCCCGGGGGGGGGCTTGGGCGGTCAGTGCAGTAGGGTGTGGAGGTAGGAAGTGGGGGCAATGCCCTGGGcatggggggcaggatggggccaaTGCCCTGGGGGTTGAGCAGAGGAGGAAGTGCCCTAgaggtgtggggggcggggagggggtactgctctgggcctggggggcagagctggagagccTCCCTCACcatctcccccccctccccccagccggCCCAGTTCCTGCAGACGTACTCCGAGGAGGGCCGGGACCGCGTGCGGATCCAGCTGGCCCACGGCACCACGACCCTGGCCTTCAAATTCCAGCACGGGGTCGTCGTGGCTGTTGACTCCCGGGCATCGGCCGGCAGCTACATTGGTGAGACTaagccccccagctctcccctcctGGGCCACCTTCCCcagtcccccctccccggccccttGGAACTGGCTGGCTCTGTCCACCCCTCCCTCATGCGGGGTTGTGTCCAGGAGCCTGGCAGGTGGGAGCAGGTACCCAGagctccagctccccaccccaccctgatcCCTCGGCCCAGCACCTCCATCCCGCCCCTTGGCCTAGACCTGACCCAGCTTGAGACTCCAAATGTGGCCCAATGCACCTGGAGGATCAGACCAGGTCCCCCCCTCTCCACcatgacacccctccccccagccatctGCCCATGTCACACAGGGTCCCgtctctccttccccacagcctccctggagGCCAACAAGGTGATCGAGATTAACCCCTACTTGCTGGGCACCATGTCGGGCAGCGCGGCCGACTGCCAGTACTGGGAGCGCCTCCTCGCCAAGCATTGCAGGTACCCatccggggaggggggcaggaaatgGGTGTCCAGGGCAGGGGACTTAGGAGATGGGTGCTCAGGGAGggtctggtgtgtgtgtgggggggtgagtaCTCAAGGAGGGGACCCCATGGTGGGGAGGGGTTTGAGGTGGGAAGCTCAGGGGGGCTGGGATCTGAGACTCACCCCATGGTGGGATCTGCCTCCCCCTGACTCCAGGCTGTACCAGCTGCGGAACAAGGAGCGGATCAGCGTCTCGGCCGCCTCCAAGCTGCTGTCGAACATGATGTGCGAGTACCGGGGCATGGGGCTGTCTATGGGCAGCATGATCTGCGGCTGGGACAAGAAGGTAGCGGCTgggccccctgccccaagccacaatgggaggggactctggggggGGAACCCCATAGGCTGCCTCAGTGTCCCATAGCTAAGCCCTCCCGCATCCCCATCCACCTTCACCTCTACAGGGGATCCCCCTGGCTCAAAGACCCCCTGACACCAGAATCCACAGTCTCCACATTGGGTCCCCCCTTCCCTTTGAGGTTCAGGCCCCACAgaccttccccccacctctgatCTGACCCCGGCAGCTCCAGTCCCTCaacccacccccaacccccactctgGTCCCAGCCACGTCTCACCAGCTGCCCCATCCCTGCAGGGCCCCGGCCTGTACTACGTGGATGATAATGGCACCCGTCTCTCCGGCTCCATGTTCTCCACGGGCTGTGGGAACACCTACGCCTACGGGGTGATGGACAGCGGATACCGGCCCGACCTGAGCGTGGAGGAGGCCTATGACCTGGGGCGCCGTGCCATTGCCCAGGCCACCCACCGTGACGCCTACTCCGGGGGTGTCGTCAACAGTAAggcatcagggctggggtggggccccTGGGGGTGAGCACCAGGACACCTGTGTCCCATTCCTCCTCAGGGATGAGCCTCCTGCACTGCCATCCCAGATGTCTGGGTCccaaagaatcataga is part of the Eretmochelys imbricata isolate rEreImb1 chromosome 14, rEreImb1.hap1, whole genome shotgun sequence genome and encodes:
- the PSMB8 gene encoding LOW QUALITY PROTEIN: proteasome subunit beta type-8 (The sequence of the model RefSeq protein was modified relative to this genomic sequence to represent the inferred CDS: inserted 2 bases in 1 codon), which produces MRPWTLDRAGPAAPFQAQMFPFPESPPTXPEPASPPPQRCPLRPVPRDTPLRSHPLPRAPRAPLSSAPLARQGADGPSPAAAFGFSSPAAQSRAGGAARRMALFEVCGAPRGGWDWAPPGAAAAPRGPDHYSFGLRAPELALPTGEQPAQFLQTYSEEGRDRVRIQLAHGTTTLAFKFQHGVVVAVDSRASAGSYIASLEANKVIEINPYLLGTMSGSAADCQYWERLLAKHCRLYQLRNKERISVSAASKLLSNMMCEYRGMGLSMGSMICGWDKKGPGLYYVDDNGTRLSGSMFSTGCGNTYAYGVMDSGYRPDLSVEEAYDLGRRAIAQATHRDAYSGGVVNMYHMKEDGWIKVEKTDVSQLIHKYLEARK